A single window of Bradyrhizobium daqingense DNA harbors:
- a CDS encoding SDR family oxidoreductase, with product MKKRNATVAVIGAGDFIGGEIAKKFAAEGFTVFAGRRNGEKLAPLVRDIEAAGGEIHARSLDARKEDEIISFLNDADKHAPLEVCIFNIGANVNFPILETTERVFRKVWEMACYSGFLAGREAARLMLPRGGGNIFFTGATASLRGGSGYAAFASAKFGLRAVAQAMARELGPKNIHVAHLIIDSGVDTEWVRQRRLEALGPTALDDPDALMPPSSVATSYWQLYQQPRSAWTFELEIRPFGEKW from the coding sequence TTGAAAAAGAGAAACGCAACCGTGGCCGTCATCGGCGCCGGAGACTTCATCGGCGGCGAGATCGCCAAAAAGTTCGCCGCAGAAGGCTTCACGGTCTTCGCCGGCCGTCGTAACGGTGAAAAATTGGCTCCGCTCGTCAGGGATATCGAGGCTGCCGGCGGAGAGATTCACGCGCGCTCGCTCGACGCTCGCAAGGAAGACGAAATCATCTCCTTCCTCAACGATGCGGACAAGCACGCGCCGCTGGAAGTCTGCATCTTCAACATCGGGGCGAACGTCAATTTCCCAATTCTGGAAACCACAGAACGCGTTTTCCGCAAGGTCTGGGAAATGGCCTGCTATTCCGGCTTTCTGGCCGGTCGCGAGGCGGCCCGCCTCATGCTTCCGCGCGGGGGTGGCAACATCTTCTTTACCGGGGCGACCGCCTCGCTCCGAGGCGGCAGCGGCTATGCTGCTTTCGCAAGCGCCAAGTTTGGCCTTCGTGCGGTCGCGCAAGCCATGGCCCGCGAGCTTGGCCCGAAGAATATTCACGTCGCGCATCTCATCATCGATTCCGGCGTGGATACCGAGTGGGTTCGGCAACGCCGGCTGGAGGCTCTCGGGCCCACCGCGCTGGACGATCCGGATGCCTTGATGCCTCCGTCCTCCGTCGCAACTTCCTATTGGCAGCTCTATCAGCAGCCGAGAAGCGCATGGACGTTCGAGCTGGAGATCCGTCCCTTCGGCGAGAAGTGGTAG
- a CDS encoding acyl-CoA dehydrogenase family protein: protein MELTLSREDTAFRDEVRSFIAENYPPEMRVPNPETDLTKEQSLLWHRILHKKGWIAPLWPKEYGGPGWSVTQRFIFEQETSRAGTLPPLAFSVTMVGPVIYTFGNEAQKKKFLPRILSGEDWWCQGYSEPGSGSDLATVRTKAVRDGDHYIVNGHKTWTTLAQHADWIFCLVRTDPSAKPQSGISFLLIDMKSPGVTVRPIITIDGSHEVNDVFLENVRVPAANLIGEENKGWTYAKFLLGNERTSMAGIGRSTRYINKLKQIVKAEMPAEDPAHLEFLRDIARIELDVLALEATELRVVAQMARGIDPGPAASLFKIRGTEIFQAITELTHRAIGNYGLAIREHPVSANRFMPGPDYGHTASEKYLNARKLSIYGGSNEIQRNIIAKAVLGL, encoded by the coding sequence ATGGAGCTCACGCTTTCCCGCGAGGACACCGCGTTTCGTGACGAGGTGCGCAGTTTCATTGCGGAAAACTATCCGCCGGAAATGCGCGTTCCAAATCCGGAGACCGACCTGACCAAGGAGCAGTCGCTGCTGTGGCACCGGATCCTCCACAAGAAGGGTTGGATCGCCCCGCTCTGGCCCAAGGAGTATGGCGGCCCGGGCTGGTCCGTCACGCAGCGCTTCATCTTCGAGCAGGAGACCTCTCGCGCCGGCACGCTGCCGCCGCTCGCTTTCAGCGTCACCATGGTCGGGCCGGTGATCTACACCTTCGGCAACGAGGCGCAGAAGAAGAAATTTCTGCCGCGGATCCTGTCCGGCGAGGATTGGTGGTGCCAGGGCTATTCGGAGCCGGGCTCGGGCTCGGACCTCGCAACCGTCAGAACCAAGGCCGTCCGCGACGGCGACCACTACATCGTTAACGGTCACAAGACCTGGACCACACTGGCGCAGCATGCGGACTGGATCTTCTGCCTCGTGCGGACCGATCCGAGCGCGAAGCCGCAATCCGGCATCTCCTTCCTGTTGATCGACATGAAGTCGCCCGGTGTCACCGTGCGGCCGATCATCACCATCGATGGCAGCCACGAGGTCAACGACGTCTTCCTCGAGAACGTCCGCGTGCCCGCCGCGAATTTGATCGGCGAGGAGAACAAGGGCTGGACCTACGCCAAGTTCCTGCTCGGCAACGAACGCACCAGCATGGCCGGCATCGGCCGGTCCACCCGCTACATCAACAAGCTGAAACAGATCGTGAAGGCCGAAATGCCGGCCGAGGATCCCGCGCACCTCGAATTTCTGCGGGACATTGCCCGTATCGAGCTCGACGTGCTGGCGCTGGAGGCGACCGAGCTGCGCGTCGTCGCCCAGATGGCGCGGGGCATCGATCCCGGTCCGGCGGCCTCGCTGTTCAAGATCCGCGGCACCGAAATCTTCCAGGCCATCACCGAACTCACCCATCGTGCGATCGGCAATTACGGCCTTGCCATCCGCGAGCATCCGGTCAGCGCCAATCGCTTCATGCCCGGCCCCGACTACGGCCATACCGCGTCGGAGAAATATCTGAACGCGCGCAAGCTGAGCATCTACGGCGGATCCAACGAGATCCAGCGCAACATCATCGCCAAAGCCGTGCTCGGGCTTTAG
- a CDS encoding acyl-CoA dehydrogenase family protein, translated as MDIQFTEEQELLRSSVQRLLRDQYDFEARRKIVASEEGFSRKQWDAFAELGLLAAPLSEGAGGLGGGPLSTMIVMHEFGRHLVVEPFVETVVLAGGLIEHVGTPEQQQSFIPEIIDGSKLWTLAWTEKASRFDLANVTTRARREGGDYILTGAKTMVIAAPWADYLIVSARTSGDDRDRGGVSLFVVDRRATGVDLQSFKTIDGRRAAELGLREVRGQLLGAEGEGVAGLEACRDRAIGALCAEAVGAIGELNSATLEYSKTRKQFGTTIGSFQVLQHRMVDMFIAHQEALSLMQHLSLSLSAGDAGLSRLAAGAKSKIGYAGKFVADQAVQLHGGMGMTDELNVGHYFKRISSINIQFGDPAFHVLRYAQLDAAA; from the coding sequence ATGGATATTCAGTTCACGGAAGAGCAGGAATTGTTGCGATCCAGCGTCCAGCGCCTGCTGCGCGACCAGTACGACTTCGAGGCGCGGCGCAAGATTGTGGCAAGCGAGGAGGGCTTCAGCCGAAAGCAATGGGACGCTTTCGCCGAGCTCGGCCTGCTCGCTGCGCCGCTCTCCGAGGGCGCCGGCGGTCTCGGTGGCGGTCCGTTGTCGACCATGATCGTGATGCATGAGTTCGGCCGTCACCTCGTGGTCGAGCCGTTCGTCGAGACGGTGGTGCTGGCCGGCGGATTGATCGAGCACGTGGGCACGCCGGAGCAGCAGCAGAGCTTCATCCCTGAAATCATCGACGGCTCGAAACTCTGGACGCTGGCCTGGACGGAGAAGGCATCGCGCTTCGATCTTGCCAATGTCACGACGCGGGCGCGGCGCGAGGGCGGCGACTACATCCTGACCGGCGCGAAGACCATGGTGATCGCCGCACCCTGGGCCGACTATCTGATCGTCTCGGCGCGGACCTCCGGCGACGATCGCGACCGCGGCGGCGTCAGCCTGTTCGTGGTCGATCGGCGCGCGACCGGCGTCGATCTCCAGAGCTTCAAGACCATCGACGGCCGCCGGGCTGCCGAGCTCGGCCTGCGCGAGGTCCGCGGGCAATTGCTGGGCGCAGAAGGCGAGGGTGTTGCCGGGCTGGAAGCCTGCCGTGACCGTGCCATCGGCGCGCTCTGCGCGGAAGCAGTCGGCGCCATCGGCGAGCTGAACTCGGCGACGCTGGAGTATTCGAAGACGCGCAAGCAGTTCGGCACCACCATCGGTTCCTTCCAGGTGCTGCAGCACCGAATGGTCGACATGTTCATCGCACATCAGGAGGCGCTTTCCCTGATGCAGCATCTGAGCCTGAGTCTCAGCGCTGGCGATGCCGGCCTGTCGCGGCTCGCCGCGGGTGCCAAATCGAAGATCGGCTATGCCGGCAAGTTCGTCGCCGACCAGGCGGTGCAGCTTCACGGCGGCATGGGAATGACCGACGAGCTTAACGTCGGGCACTATTTCAAGCGAATCTCCTCCATCAACATCCAGTTCGGCGATCCCGCGTTCCATGTGCTGCGTTACGCGCAGCTGGACGCGGCCGCGTAA
- a CDS encoding acetyl-CoA C-acyltransferase has product MTTEAVIVSTARTAVGKAYRGALNNTDGPTMAGHVMAEAVKRAGIAPGEVEDVVMGCAMQQGTMVMNVARKGAIRAGLPVTVAGTTIDRQCASGLQAIAVAARSVISDGVEVAIGGGIESISLVQNEHMNKFHAVDDELMAMKPEMYMSMLDTAEVVAERYKIGRDKQDEYSLECQRRVGAALQAGRFNDEIVPFTTRMALFNKDTKEVTYEKVTLTKDEGPRPETTAEGLAKIKPVFEGKTISAGNASQLSDGASACVIMSDKIAARKGLKPLGIFRGFVAAGVEPDEMGVGPVAAIPRLLKRHNLKIDDIDLWELNEAYAVQVIYCRDKLGIDPDKLNVNGGSIAIGHPYGMTGSRLTGHLLIEGRRRKAKYGVVTMCIGGGMGAAGLFEIIH; this is encoded by the coding sequence ATGACCACTGAAGCAGTCATCGTTTCCACCGCCCGAACGGCCGTCGGCAAAGCGTATCGCGGCGCGCTCAACAACACGGACGGCCCCACCATGGCCGGGCACGTGATGGCCGAAGCCGTGAAGCGCGCCGGCATCGCGCCCGGAGAAGTAGAAGACGTGGTCATGGGCTGCGCGATGCAGCAAGGCACCATGGTGATGAACGTGGCGCGCAAGGGTGCGATCCGCGCCGGCCTGCCCGTCACGGTGGCCGGCACCACGATCGACCGGCAATGCGCGTCCGGCCTGCAGGCCATCGCGGTCGCCGCGCGCTCGGTGATATCAGACGGGGTCGAGGTCGCGATCGGCGGAGGCATCGAATCGATCAGCCTCGTGCAGAACGAGCACATGAACAAGTTTCACGCCGTCGACGACGAGCTGATGGCGATGAAGCCCGAAATGTACATGTCGATGCTCGATACCGCCGAGGTCGTTGCCGAGCGCTACAAGATCGGCCGCGACAAGCAGGACGAATACAGCCTCGAGTGCCAACGCCGCGTCGGCGCTGCGTTACAGGCCGGCCGCTTCAACGACGAGATCGTGCCGTTCACGACCAGGATGGCGCTGTTCAACAAGGACACCAAGGAGGTCACCTACGAGAAGGTGACGCTCACAAAGGACGAAGGCCCGCGTCCCGAAACCACCGCGGAAGGCCTCGCCAAGATCAAGCCGGTGTTCGAGGGTAAGACGATCAGCGCAGGAAATGCCAGCCAGCTCTCGGACGGTGCCTCAGCCTGCGTGATCATGAGCGACAAGATTGCGGCCAGAAAGGGTCTCAAGCCGCTTGGCATTTTTCGTGGCTTCGTCGCTGCCGGCGTCGAGCCGGACGAGATGGGTGTCGGCCCGGTCGCCGCGATCCCGCGCCTGCTCAAGCGCCATAACCTCAAGATCGACGACATCGACCTCTGGGAGCTGAACGAGGCCTATGCGGTGCAGGTGATCTATTGCCGCGACAAGCTCGGCATCGATCCGGACAAGCTCAACGTCAACGGCGGCTCGATCGCGATCGGTCATCCCTACGGCATGACTGGGTCGCGGCTCACCGGCCATCTCCTGATCGAAGGCCGGCGGCGCAAGGCGAAATACGGCGTGGTGACCATGTGCATCGGTGGCGGCATGGGCGCGGCGGGCTTGTTTGAAATCATCCACTGA
- a CDS encoding NAD(P)H-dependent flavin oxidoreductase has product MKTAITELFGIEHPIIQGGMHYVGFAEMAAAVSNAGGLGLITGLTQRTPELLAKEIARCRDMTDKPFGVNLTFLPTFSAPPYPEYIAAIREGGVKIVETAGRSPEQYMPALKAGGIKVIHKCTSVRHSLKAEQIGCDAVSVDGFECGGHPGEDDMPNMILLPRAAEELRIPFVASGGMADARSLVAALAMGAAGMNMGTRFIATKEAPVHENVKKALVAATELDTRLVMRALRNTERVLNNKGVEQLLEIEREKGKSLKIEDIHDQVAGVYPRVMIDGDMDAGAWSCGMVVGLIHDIPTVKELIDRIMADAERLIRQRLAGFLDGAGQRPAAARAMA; this is encoded by the coding sequence GTGAAGACAGCGATCACTGAACTGTTCGGCATCGAGCACCCGATCATCCAGGGCGGAATGCACTATGTCGGCTTCGCCGAAATGGCGGCGGCCGTCTCCAACGCGGGCGGTCTCGGCTTGATCACGGGCCTGACGCAGAGAACGCCGGAACTGCTGGCCAAGGAGATCGCTCGCTGCCGCGACATGACGGACAAGCCGTTCGGCGTGAACCTGACATTCCTGCCGACCTTCAGCGCGCCGCCCTATCCGGAGTACATCGCGGCCATCAGGGAGGGCGGCGTCAAGATCGTCGAAACCGCCGGGCGCAGCCCCGAACAGTACATGCCGGCCCTGAAGGCGGGCGGCATCAAGGTGATCCACAAATGCACCTCCGTCCGGCATTCACTGAAGGCCGAGCAGATCGGCTGCGATGCCGTCAGCGTCGACGGCTTCGAGTGCGGCGGCCATCCCGGCGAGGATGACATGCCGAACATGATCCTGTTGCCGCGCGCCGCGGAGGAACTGAGGATCCCGTTCGTTGCCTCGGGCGGCATGGCGGATGCGCGCAGCCTGGTTGCCGCCCTGGCGATGGGCGCAGCGGGCATGAACATGGGCACGCGCTTCATCGCCACCAAGGAAGCGCCGGTGCACGAGAACGTCAAGAAGGCGCTGGTCGCTGCGACGGAACTCGACACCAGGCTCGTGATGCGTGCGCTCCGGAATACAGAGCGGGTCCTGAACAACAAGGGCGTCGAGCAACTGCTCGAGATCGAGCGCGAGAAGGGCAAGAGCCTCAAGATCGAGGACATCCATGACCAGGTGGCGGGCGTCTATCCCAGGGTGATGATCGACGGCGACATGGATGCGGGCGCCTGGAGCTGCGGCATGGTCGTCGGGCTCATTCACGACATTCCGACCGTGAAGGAACTGATCGACCGCATCATGGCGGATGCGGAAAGACTCATCCGGCAGCGCCTGGCTGGTTTCCTCGACGGCGCCGGGCAGCGGCCGGCTGCGGCTCGGGCGATGGCTTAG
- a CDS encoding flavin reductase family protein, translated as MDQADFHYYEPSKGHGLRHNPFNAIIAPRPIGWISSRNAAGQLNLAPYSFFNAFLYDPPIIGFSSISWKDTVKYVSETREFVWNLVTMDLGERMNVTATPLDHGVSEFEAAGLTPIPGRHVAVPRVGESRAAMECKVVEVSQLANARGEKVEGWFVLGEVVAVYIDKTLIEDGVYNTALARPILRAGRGGDYLEVRTENMFEMKRPAGSSKPEFHGT; from the coding sequence ATGGACCAGGCCGACTTCCACTACTACGAGCCTTCGAAAGGCCACGGGCTCCGGCATAACCCGTTCAATGCGATCATCGCGCCGCGCCCGATTGGTTGGATTTCGTCGCGCAATGCAGCCGGTCAATTGAACTTGGCGCCGTACAGTTTCTTCAACGCGTTCCTCTACGATCCTCCGATCATCGGATTTTCCTCGATTTCGTGGAAAGACACCGTCAAGTACGTCAGCGAGACGCGCGAATTCGTCTGGAATCTGGTCACCATGGATCTCGGCGAGCGCATGAACGTGACAGCGACGCCGCTCGATCACGGCGTGAGCGAGTTCGAAGCAGCCGGTTTGACGCCGATACCGGGACGCCACGTTGCTGTGCCTCGGGTGGGCGAGAGCAGGGCCGCCATGGAATGCAAGGTCGTCGAGGTCTCTCAGCTGGCCAACGCACGCGGAGAAAAGGTCGAAGGATGGTTCGTGCTTGGTGAGGTCGTCGCAGTCTACATCGACAAAACGTTGATCGAGGACGGCGTCTACAACACGGCACTTGCGCGTCCCATTCTGCGCGCCGGCCGGGGTGGAGATTATCTCGAGGTCAGGACCGAGAACATGTTCGAGATGAAGCGCCCAGCGGGCAGCAGCAAGCCGGAATTCCACGGGACCTGA
- a CDS encoding multidrug effflux MFS transporter, translating into MADMTNTASRDIPSSSVLPIAILSVLAAMGTLATNILLPSLPQIAVSLNVTTAEVTSAITVFLAVFGLGQLLVGPLSDRYGRRWPVLIGFAVFFAGSVWCGLATDLPNLLIGRVVQATGACATSVLSRAIARDMFSGTALARAMALIMIVMSAAPGFSPLLGGALDHSLGWRAEFALVAAFAAVGAVAYAIVLGETHNSIRTPFNPVVVGRTYAGLIGDRRFATPAAASSLTMGGLFSMFSAAPRLFIEALHFTPIQLGLFFAGTVFIVFAAGMLATRLAPRYGLDRPIRAGLYATAASSLAILLISLINPTFLPFLGAMSVYLLGMGIVSPLATARALSPFGEKAGAASALLGFLQMMIAAIGVWLAATVSHEAMFALGVVMSAFSLLALGLYARGPGS; encoded by the coding sequence ATGGCTGATATGACGAACACCGCGTCGCGGGACATTCCTAGCTCCAGCGTCCTGCCGATCGCGATTCTTTCCGTGCTAGCCGCGATGGGAACGCTTGCGACCAACATCTTGCTGCCGTCTCTGCCGCAGATTGCGGTCTCGTTGAATGTCACGACTGCGGAGGTCACGTCCGCCATCACCGTGTTTCTTGCAGTGTTCGGGTTAGGCCAGCTCCTGGTCGGACCGCTTTCGGATCGCTACGGAAGACGGTGGCCGGTCCTGATCGGATTTGCCGTGTTCTTCGCCGGCAGCGTTTGGTGCGGTCTGGCAACCGACCTGCCCAATCTCCTCATCGGCCGCGTCGTGCAGGCAACAGGTGCTTGCGCGACGTCAGTGCTGTCTCGCGCCATCGCCCGCGACATGTTCAGTGGCACGGCACTGGCACGCGCGATGGCGCTCATCATGATCGTGATGTCCGCAGCTCCCGGGTTCTCGCCGCTGCTTGGCGGCGCCCTCGACCATAGCCTGGGCTGGCGCGCCGAATTCGCGCTGGTCGCGGCCTTTGCCGCCGTCGGCGCCGTTGCCTACGCCATCGTTCTTGGCGAAACTCACAATTCGATCCGCACGCCGTTCAATCCAGTTGTCGTCGGCAGGACCTATGCCGGTCTGATTGGAGACCGTCGCTTCGCTACCCCCGCGGCCGCCTCGAGCCTCACTATGGGCGGCTTGTTCTCGATGTTTTCCGCTGCGCCGCGCCTATTCATCGAAGCGTTGCACTTCACGCCAATCCAGCTCGGGCTCTTCTTTGCCGGCACCGTCTTCATCGTATTCGCCGCGGGTATGCTTGCCACAAGATTGGCACCACGCTACGGGCTCGATCGTCCGATCCGGGCAGGTTTGTACGCGACGGCCGCCAGCAGTCTTGCGATCCTGCTCATCTCGCTGATCAACCCGACTTTCTTGCCCTTTCTAGGCGCAATGAGCGTATATCTCCTCGGCATGGGCATTGTCAGTCCGTTGGCCACGGCGCGCGCGTTGTCTCCATTTGGCGAGAAAGCCGGCGCGGCCTCGGCGCTGCTGGGTTTCTTGCAGATGATGATCGCGGCAATCGGCGTATGGCTTGCTGCCACAGTATCACATGAAGCAATGTTTGCGCTGGGCGTCGTGATGAGCGCGTTTTCCCTGCTGGCTCTTGGCCTGTACGCGCGGGGCCCGGGGTCTTGA
- a CDS encoding acetyl-CoA C-acyltransferase, whose product MAAASDPVVILSAARTPLGRFMGELSPLSAHKLGSHVIGSALERAKLAPERIDEVFMGNVLPAGQGQAPARQAARGAKLPDATGATTINKVCGSGMKATMLAHDIINAGSAEIVLSGGMESMSNAPYLLAKARGGYRAGHDRIIDHMLMDGLEDAYETGRSMGDFGEATAEAYQFTRKDQDDYAIETLTRARKAVEGGAFRAEIAPITLTEKAGLRIISNDEHPLKVDPAKIPGLKAAFRANGTITPAASSANADGAAALILAKRSLADRDGLPVLAEIKGHATHSQEPQWFTTAPIPAIRKLLDKVGWSVGDVDLFEINEAFAVVAMAAQKDLGIPREKLNVNGGACALGHPIGATGARLIVTLLHALEAQNLKRGVASLCIGGGEATAIAIERVVR is encoded by the coding sequence ATGGCCGCCGCTTCCGATCCCGTCGTCATCCTGTCCGCAGCCCGTACGCCGCTCGGCCGCTTCATGGGCGAACTCTCGCCACTCAGTGCCCACAAGCTCGGCTCCCATGTGATCGGATCTGCTCTCGAACGAGCCAAACTGGCGCCCGAGCGGATCGACGAGGTGTTCATGGGCAACGTGTTGCCAGCCGGACAGGGCCAGGCGCCGGCACGCCAGGCCGCGCGCGGCGCCAAATTGCCGGATGCCACCGGCGCCACCACCATCAACAAGGTCTGCGGCTCCGGCATGAAGGCCACCATGCTGGCTCACGATATCATCAATGCGGGTTCCGCTGAGATCGTTCTGTCTGGCGGCATGGAGAGCATGAGCAATGCGCCCTATTTGCTGGCCAAGGCGCGTGGCGGCTATCGCGCTGGCCACGACCGCATCATCGACCACATGCTGATGGACGGGTTGGAAGACGCCTACGAGACCGGACGCTCGATGGGGGACTTTGGCGAGGCCACGGCGGAGGCCTATCAATTCACCCGCAAGGACCAGGACGACTATGCGATCGAGACCTTGACCCGCGCCCGCAAGGCGGTTGAAGGCGGCGCGTTCAGGGCTGAGATTGCTCCAATCACGTTGACCGAGAAGGCCGGGCTCCGGATCATCTCCAATGACGAACATCCGCTCAAAGTCGATCCCGCCAAAATCCCCGGGCTGAAAGCCGCGTTCCGCGCCAACGGCACCATCACGCCCGCCGCCTCATCCGCCAATGCTGACGGCGCTGCGGCGCTCATCTTGGCGAAACGCTCGCTCGCCGATCGCGACGGCCTTCCGGTGCTCGCCGAGATCAAGGGCCATGCCACCCACAGTCAGGAGCCACAATGGTTCACGACGGCCCCGATCCCCGCTATTCGCAAGCTATTGGACAAGGTCGGCTGGAGCGTTGGCGACGTTGATCTGTTCGAGATCAATGAGGCATTTGCCGTCGTCGCGATGGCGGCACAGAAGGATCTCGGCATCCCCAGAGAAAAGCTGAACGTCAACGGCGGCGCCTGCGCGCTAGGTCATCCCATTGGCGCCACCGGCGCGCGGCTGATCGTGACGCTGCTGCACGCGCTCGAAGCGCAAAACCTCAAGCGCGGCGTCGCGTCGCTCTGCATTGGCGGCGGCGAAGCTACCGCCATCGCGATCGAGCGCGTCGTCCGCTGA
- a CDS encoding TetR/AcrR family transcriptional regulator, with protein sequence MRYVGDHWRQTHSRIVESASYGLRQNGAEGLSVVELMKLAGLTHGGFYSHFESRAALVGEAIAFAMDQTAERWKKLANRKANENRFETLIADYLSSRHRDNPRQGCALPALAADVARSSPSERRALASKLEKMIEILVEMLPAECPQQAREIATGAIATMVGSVVLSRAVGAGKLSDDILDAGRMTVCGRTHKRHRRTAKAMSCDKP encoded by the coding sequence ATGCGTTACGTAGGAGACCATTGGCGCCAGACCCACAGCCGCATCGTTGAAAGTGCCTCCTACGGCTTGCGTCAAAACGGTGCCGAAGGGCTTAGTGTTGTCGAGTTGATGAAGCTCGCGGGTCTTACGCACGGCGGGTTCTATAGCCATTTCGAGTCGCGTGCCGCGCTTGTTGGCGAGGCAATTGCGTTTGCGATGGATCAAACGGCCGAGCGGTGGAAAAAACTGGCGAACCGGAAGGCGAACGAGAATCGTTTCGAGACGTTGATCGCGGATTATCTCAGTTCCCGCCACCGCGACAATCCCAGACAAGGCTGCGCGCTTCCAGCCCTGGCCGCTGATGTCGCCCGATCGAGCCCGAGCGAGCGGCGTGCCCTTGCTTCCAAGCTGGAGAAGATGATCGAGATCCTTGTCGAAATGCTTCCCGCCGAGTGTCCCCAACAGGCACGCGAAATCGCGACGGGCGCCATTGCGACCATGGTTGGATCAGTCGTGCTGTCGCGTGCTGTCGGCGCCGGGAAGCTTTCCGACGATATTCTCGATGCCGGACGGATGACTGTCTGCGGCCGGACTCACAAGCGGCACCGCAGAACAGCAAAGGCGATGAGCTGCGACAAACCATAA